In the genome of Raphanus sativus cultivar WK10039 chromosome 4, ASM80110v3, whole genome shotgun sequence, one region contains:
- the LOC108854721 gene encoding fructose-bisphosphate aldolase 2, chloroplastic, producing MASTSLLKASPVLDKSEWVKGQSVLFRQPSSAAVVLSNRATSLTVRAASSYADELVKTAKTIASPGRGILAMDESNATCGKRLDSIGLENTEANRQAYRTLLVSAPGLGQYISGAILFEETLYQSTTEGKKMVDVLVEQNIVPGIKVDKGLVPLVGSNNESWCQGLDGLSSRTAAYYQQGARFAKWRTVVSIPNGPSALAVKEAAWGLARYAAISQDSGLVPIVEPEILLDGEHDIDRTYEVAEKVWAEVFFYLAQNNVMFEGILLKPSMVTPGAESKDRATPEQVASYTLKLLRNRIPPAVPGIMFLSGGQSELEATLNLNAMNQAPNPWHVSFSYARALQNTCLKTWGGRAENVNAAQTTLLARAKANSLAQLGKYTGEGESDGAKEGMFVKDYTY from the exons ATGGCATCAACCTCACTCCTCAAGGCATCTCCAGTGTTGGACAAATCTGAGTGGGTCAAGGGCCAAAGCGTTCTCTTCCGTCAGCCATCTTCCGCCGCCGTTGTCCTAAGCAACCGTGCCACCTCCCTTACCGTCCGTGCCGCTTCTTCCTATGCCGATGAGCTTGTTAAGACAGCG AAAACAATTGCGTCTCCGGGACGCGGAATCTTGGCGATGGACGAGTCGAACGCGACTTGTGGGAAGCGTTTGGACTCGATAGGGCTAGAGAACACTGAGGCAAACCGTCAAGCATACAGGACATTGCTGGTCTCTGCACCAGGACTCGGACAGTACATCTCAGGTGCAATCCTGTTCGAGGAGACTCTGTATCAGTCTACCACCGAAGGCAAGAAAATGGTCGACGTCCTCGTCGAGCAGAACATCGTCCCCGGTATCAAAGTCGACAAG GGTTTGGTGCCACTTGTTGGCTCCAACAATGAGTCATGGTGCCAAGGACTCGATGGTCTATCCTCTCGTACCGCTGCTTACTACCAACAGGGTGCTCGTTTCGCCAAATG GCGTACTGTCGTGAGCATTCCCAACGGTCCGTCTGCTCTCGCTGTGAAAGAAGCTGCCTGGGGACTTGCTCGATACGCTGCCATTTCACAG GACAGTGGATTGGTTCCAATAGTGGAGCCAGAGATATTGTTGGACGGAGAACACGACATTGACAGGACTTACGAAGTGGCAGAGAAGGTTTGGGCTGAGGTTTTCTTTTACCTTGCTCAGAACAATGTCATGTTTGAAG GTATCCTCCTGAAGCCGAGCATGGTGACTCCCGGAGCCGAGTCTAAGGACAGAGCTACTCCTGAACAAGTTGCCTCCTACACCCTTAAGCTCCTCCGCAACAGAATCCCTCCAGCCGTCCCTGGAATCATG ttCTTGTCCGGAGGACAGTCTGAGTTGGAGGCAACTTTGAACCTGAACGCGATGAACCAGGCACCAAACCCGTGGCACGTGTCCTTCTCCTACGCACGTGCTCTGCAGAACACTTGTCTGAAGACATGGGGAGGCAGAGCTGAGAACGTGAACGCAGCTCAGACCACTCTCTTGGCTCGAGCCAAGGCCAATTCATTGGCTCAGCTCGGAAAATACACCGGAGAAGGTGAGTCTGATGGGGCTAAGGAGGGTATGTTCGTCAAAGACTACACCTACTGA
- the LOC108854724 gene encoding B-box zinc finger protein 19, with protein sequence MRILCDACENAAAIVFCAADEAALCRACDEKVHMCNKLASRHVRVGLAEPSNAPCCDICENAPAFFYCEIDGSSLCLQCDMVVHVGGKRTHGRFLLLRQRIEFPGDKPKSNNTRDNLQNQRLSANANGEANGKTDDEMIDLNSNPQRLHEPSSNNHGIDVNNTNNHETPGVVPFKREPEK encoded by the exons ATGAGGATATTGTGCGATGCGTGCGAGAACGCAGCTGCTATCGTCTTCTGCGCTGCCGATGAAGCTGCCCTTTGCCGCGCCTGCGATGAAAAA GTACATATGTGCAATAAGCTAGCTAGTCGGCATGTACGTGTAGGTTTAGCCGAACCAAGCAATGCCCCCTGCTGCGATATTTGCGAGAATGCTCCTG CCTTCTTTTACTGCGAGATAGACGGTAGTTCGCTTTGTCTTCAATGTGACATGGTTGTACATGTTGGTGGCAAGCGAACACACGGCCGTTTTCTTTTGCTCAGACAGAGAATTGAG TTTCCAGGGGACAAGCCTAAATCAAACAATACGAGAGACAATTTGCAAAACCAAAGACTCTCTGCAAATGCAAACGGTGAAGCTAATGGCAAGACTGATGACGAAATGATTGATCTCAACTCTAACCCTCAAAGACTACATGAGCCATCATCAAATAACCAT GGTATCGATGTAAATAACACGAACAATCACGAGACTCCAGGTGTTGTACCCTTTAAACGAGAGCCTGAGAAGTGA
- the LOC108854720 gene encoding endoglucanase 23-like, with product MKPSFFILTVFALLLLPTAIPHDYSDALRKSILFFEGQRSGRLPKQQRMNWRGNSALNDGKNLNTDLVGGYYDAGDNIKFHFPMAFTATMLAWSSIDFRSYMSHNDLGHNHIALKWATDYLLKTVSQLPSRIFVQVGETKADHSCWERPEDMDTPRTAFALNAPDPASDLAGEIAAALAAASIAFKQSRPKYSEVLLDKAIETFQYADSHRGRYTDNPNVNKAVCPFYCSVNGYEDELLWGAAWLRRATGKDYYLEYLVNNRQAFGQDFNYLEFGWDNKYGGVNVLIAKEIFENDVTALTAYKDAAEEMMCAFFPETSGPHMSYTPGGLLYKPGSSQLQNTAALSFLLLTYADYLSKSSQQLNCGNHQFPPDSLRRIVKQQVDYILGDNPVKLSYMVGYGDQYPRQIHHRGASIPSVKVHRNAIGCLQGWNIFASPNPDPNILVGAVVGGPNIDDTFIGKRTNASDTEPTTYINAPLVGVFAYFKSNPNFS from the exons ATGAAACcatcttttttcattttaaccGTTTTCGCACTTCTCCTATTACCAACCGCCATCCCTCACGATTATTCCGATGCTCTGAGAAAGTCAATCCTCTTCTTCGAGGGTCAACGGTCGGGTCGTCTTCCCAAACAACAAAGGATGAACTGGCGTGGTAACTCTGCACTCAACGACGGCAAAAACCTCAACACCGACCTCGTTGGTGGTTACTACGACGCCGGAGACAACATTAAGTTTCATTTTCCAATGGCTTTTACGGCCACGATGCTTGCTTGGAGCTCCATCGACTTCCGAAGTTACATGTCTCATAATGATTTGGGACACAATCACATAGCTCTCAAGTGGGCTACTGATTATCTCCTTAAGACTGTCTCACAACTCCCTAGTCGCATTTTCGTCCAA GTAGGTGAAACAAAAGCTGACCATAGCTGTTGGGAAAGGCCTGAAGATATGGATACGCCACGAACTGCTTTCGCCTTAAATGCACCAGATCCAGCCTCCGATTTAGCGGGTGAAATCGCTGCAGCTCTGGCAGCCGCTTCAATCGCATTCAAACAATCAAGACCTAAATATTCTGAAGTCTTGCTGGATAAAGCCATTGAAACATTTCAGTACGCAGATTCACATCGAGGTCGTTACACTGATAATCCAAATGTAAACAAAGCCGTTTGCCCTTTCTACTGCAGTGTTAATGGATATGAG GATGAGTTGCTCTGGGGAGCTGCATGGCTGAGAAGAGCGACTGGTAAAGATTATTACCTAGAGTATTTGGTGAACAATCGTCAAGCTTTCGGTCAAGATTTCAATTATTTGGAGTTTGGCTGGGACAACAAATATGGGGGAGTTAATGTTCTCATTGCCAAG GAAATATTTGAAAATGACGTAACTGCGTTAACAGCATATAAAGATGCGGCAGAGGAAATGATGTGTGCATTTTTTCCGGAAACCTCTGGTCCACACATGAGTTATACACCCGGCGGTCTTCTCTACAAACCGGGCAGTAGCCAGCTCCAGAACACGGCCGCTTTGTCTTTCCTCCTCCTTACCTACGCGGATTACCTCTCTAAATCCTCTCAACAACTTAATTGCGGTAACCACCAGTTTCCACCGGATTCTCTTCGTCGCATAGTCAAACAACAG gtgGACTACATTTTGGGAGATAATCCAGTGAAGTTGTCATACATGGTTGGGTATGGTGATCAGTACCCACGACAGATCCACCACCGTGGGGCGTCTATACCGTCTGTTAAGGTTCATAGGAATGCGATCGGGTGCCTACAAGGATGGAATATATTCGCATCACCCAATCCAGACCCCAACATTCTAGTAGGAGCGGTTGTTGGCGGGCCTAACATAGACGATACATTCATTGGAAAACGGACAAATGCTAGCGACACCGAGCCAACGACGTACATAAATGCACCTTTAGTTGGTGTCTTTGCGTACTTTAAAAGCAATCCCAACTTCTCTTGA